Proteins encoded together in one Candidatus Methylomirabilis limnetica window:
- a CDS encoding glycosyltransferase family 2 protein, with protein sequence MKTIKESVSIIIPAYQEAANISSVVAKVKAVLQTLPCESEVIVVCDGSTDGTGDVAEAAGANVVRHPYNKGYGAALKTGIRAAAGRTVVFIDADGQHDANDIFRLVAERQTYDMVVGARKGTAGSPLMRKPGKIFLGWLANRLTGRKIPDLNSGCRAVDREMALRFLPLLPNGFSFSTTATIAAFKGGYTVKHIPIEVARRAGKSTVSVADGFNTIMLIIRIVTLFAPLRVFLPISLATFLIGAGFTINSYYTVGESSLRGLIALLASVHFFLFGILVDQVVAIRRGEHIQ encoded by the coding sequence GTGAAAACCATAAAAGAATCCGTTAGCATCATCATTCCGGCATACCAGGAAGCCGCGAATATTTCCTCTGTGGTTGCCAAGGTCAAAGCGGTCTTGCAAACGCTTCCTTGCGAGAGTGAAGTCATCGTCGTTTGCGACGGCTCTACCGACGGCACGGGGGATGTTGCCGAAGCCGCAGGGGCGAATGTTGTCAGGCACCCGTACAACAAAGGCTATGGGGCGGCTTTGAAAACCGGCATCCGCGCGGCTGCCGGGCGGACCGTCGTTTTCATTGATGCGGACGGGCAGCATGACGCGAATGACATTTTTCGCTTGGTGGCCGAACGCCAAACCTACGACATGGTTGTGGGCGCCCGAAAGGGGACGGCGGGCTCCCCGCTGATGCGCAAGCCTGGAAAGATATTCCTCGGTTGGCTGGCCAACCGCCTGACCGGGCGGAAGATACCGGATCTGAATTCCGGCTGCCGTGCGGTGGATCGCGAAATGGCCCTGCGTTTCCTGCCGTTGCTGCCCAATGGTTTTTCATTTTCAACCACCGCGACCATTGCGGCGTTCAAGGGCGGCTACACGGTCAAGCACATTCCGATCGAGGTGGCCAGGCGCGCAGGGAAAAGCACGGTGTCCGTGGCGGATGGTTTCAATACCATCATGCTGATTATCCGCATCGTCACCTTGTTTGCCCCGTTGCGAGTATTCTTGCCGATAAGCCTCGCCACGTTTCTGATCGGGGCCGGATTTACCATCAACAGCTACTATACGGTGGGTGAATCGAGCCTTCGCGGATTGATCGCTTTATTGGCATCGGTTCATTTTTTTCTGTTTGGCATTTTGGTTGATCAGGTGGTTGCCATTCGTCGGGGGGAGCACATTCAATGA